A single window of Synechococcus sp. C9 DNA harbors:
- the ligA gene encoding NAD-dependent DNA ligase LigA has product MDGQQGALENHAERDEKRLWELRELLHKAAHAYYVLDQPIMADETYDQLYRELLDLEQRYPQWVTPDSPTQRVGGAPSQEFPSITHPTPLYSLDNAFDLADMRAWQDRWQKLWGEKLPEDLYICELKIDGLALNLFYEQGVLVWGATRGDGVTGEEITANVRTIRSIPLRLQTRQPPAQVEIRGEAFLPQPVFRQLNQERQERGEPLFANPRNAAAGTLRQLDPRVVAQRRLDFFAYGVGRGVDVTSQSETLALLAEWGFRTNPHSQVCADLAQVQRYYETWAQKRQELPYGTDGVVVKVNDLGMQTALGFTHKSPRWAIAWKFPAETGVATLLGVTVQVGRTGTLTPVAELTPVRLAGTQVSRATLHNNQRLQELDLHIGDRVVVRKAGEIIPEVVQVLRELRPAEAVAYQFPTHCPECGEPVVQVAQEAATRCINRHCPGVLREQINHWASRDALDIRGLGGKAAQKLVEMGWVKSVADLYDLTEAQLASLERWGAKSAANLIAGIDRSRQQPWTRVLYGLGVRHVGTGTAALLATHFPSATRLRDADLEELCAIPGIGSEIAQAVQTWFADAENQALLARLAQAGLHLSHDPGGNATGPLSGKILVLTGSLPNLTRSQAKALIERAGGKVGSSVTARTDYVVVGEEAGAKLEKAVALGIPLLSEAELVALVGEG; this is encoded by the coding sequence ATGGACGGACAACAAGGGGCGTTAGAAAACCATGCCGAACGGGATGAAAAACGCCTGTGGGAATTGCGAGAATTATTACACAAAGCCGCCCATGCCTACTATGTTTTGGATCAGCCCATTATGGCGGATGAAACCTATGACCAACTGTATCGGGAACTGTTGGATTTAGAACAGCGTTATCCCCAATGGGTCACGCCGGACAGTCCCACCCAGCGAGTCGGCGGTGCCCCCAGTCAGGAATTTCCCAGTATTACCCACCCCACCCCTTTGTACAGTTTGGATAATGCGTTTGACCTGGCGGATATGCGGGCTTGGCAAGACCGCTGGCAGAAATTGTGGGGGGAGAAATTGCCCGAGGATTTATATATTTGCGAGCTAAAAATTGATGGTTTGGCGTTGAATTTATTTTATGAACAGGGGGTGCTGGTCTGGGGTGCCACCCGGGGGGATGGGGTGACGGGGGAGGAAATTACCGCCAATGTCCGCACGATTCGGAGTATTCCCCTGCGGTTGCAGACCCGCCAGCCCCCGGCGCAGGTGGAAATTCGGGGGGAAGCCTTTTTACCCCAGCCGGTGTTTCGCCAGTTGAATCAGGAACGGCAAGAGCGGGGCGAACCTCTTTTTGCCAACCCCCGCAATGCCGCCGCTGGCACCTTACGCCAGCTTGACCCGCGGGTCGTGGCGCAACGGCGGTTGGACTTTTTTGCCTACGGGGTGGGCAGGGGGGTGGATGTGACCAGTCAATCGGAAACCCTGGCATTGCTGGCAGAGTGGGGGTTTCGCACCAATCCCCATAGCCAAGTTTGTGCCGATTTAGCACAGGTACAACGTTATTACGAAACCTGGGCACAAAAACGGCAGGAATTGCCCTACGGCACCGATGGGGTGGTGGTGAAAGTCAATGACCTGGGAATGCAGACCGCCCTGGGGTTTACCCATAAATCCCCCCGCTGGGCGATTGCCTGGAAATTTCCCGCCGAAACTGGGGTGGCGACGCTCCTGGGGGTGACAGTGCAGGTGGGGCGGACGGGCACGTTGACCCCGGTGGCGGAATTGACCCCCGTGCGGTTGGCGGGGACGCAGGTGAGTCGGGCGACGTTGCACAACAACCAACGGCTTCAGGAACTGGATTTGCACATCGGCGACCGGGTGGTGGTGCGCAAGGCGGGGGAGATTATCCCGGAGGTGGTGCAGGTGTTGCGGGAGTTGCGCCCAGCGGAGGCGGTGGCGTACCAGTTCCCTACCCATTGCCCGGAGTGCGGGGAACCCGTCGTCCAAGTGGCACAGGAGGCGGCGACCCGGTGTATCAATCGGCACTGCCCGGGGGTACTGCGGGAGCAGATTAACCATTGGGCGAGCCGGGATGCCCTAGATATTCGGGGGTTGGGGGGCAAGGCGGCGCAAAAATTGGTGGAGATGGGCTGGGTCAAGAGTGTGGCGGATTTGTACGATTTGACCGAGGCACAGTTGGCATCCCTAGAACGTTGGGGGGCAAAATCTGCCGCTAATTTGATCGCTGGCATTGACCGCTCCCGCCAACAGCCCTGGACTCGGGTGTTGTATGGGTTGGGGGTGCGTCATGTGGGGACGGGGACAGCGGCACTTTTGGCGACCCATTTCCCCAGTGCCACCCGTCTGCGGGATGCGGATTTAGAAGAACTCTGCGCCATTCCTGGCATTGGCTCGGAGATTGCCCAGGCGGTGCAGACCTGGTTTGCGGATGCGGAAAATCAAGCCCTACTGGCTCGGTTAGCCCAGGCGGGGTTACACCTCAGCCATGACCCCGGTGGGAACGCCACTGGCCCCTTGAGCGGTAAAATCCTGGTGCTCACCGGCAGTTTACCGAATTTGACCCGCAGTCAAGCTAAAGCCCTGATCGAGCGAGCCGGGGGCAAAGTGGGGTCAAGCGTTACCGCCCGGACGGACTACGTGGTGGTGGGCGAGGAGGCGGGTGCTAAGCTAGAGAAGGCGGTGGCGTTGGGCATTCCTCTACTGAGTGAAGCGGAACTGGTCGCCCTGGTGGGCGAGGGGTGA
- a CDS encoding type 1 glutamine amidotransferase — protein sequence MVLIDNPNDLRVLVFAHSPEVTLGTFAQVLHQECIPYEYLKMWQGESPGLPLDCYSHVVLLGGTMGAYEQERYEFLRREYDYLEQIFHYQIPVLGICLGAQMLAHFLGAKVAVGQYGKEIGWTPIHRLGTALHDPVVGHLPPESYFFEWHGDAFELPTGAEGLLTSTLYPQQGFRYRERVWGVQFHPEVDGAIIQTWCAQADHPVPVPEIDTQSSLYLPQAISLGQALWRRFLAQNERVTIGSVQSKK from the coding sequence ATGGTACTAATTGATAATCCTAATGATCTACGGGTGTTGGTATTTGCCCATTCCCCGGAGGTAACTTTGGGAACCTTTGCCCAGGTTTTGCATCAGGAATGTATCCCCTATGAATATCTAAAAATGTGGCAAGGTGAGTCACCCGGTTTACCTTTAGACTGCTATTCCCATGTGGTTTTATTAGGCGGGACAATGGGTGCCTATGAGCAGGAACGTTATGAATTTTTGCGCCGGGAATATGATTATTTAGAGCAGATTTTTCACTACCAAATTCCCGTGCTGGGGATTTGTTTGGGGGCGCAGATGTTGGCGCATTTTCTAGGAGCAAAGGTGGCGGTTGGGCAGTATGGCAAAGAAATTGGTTGGACACCCATTCACCGCTTGGGGACAGCCCTCCATGACCCGGTGGTCGGACATTTGCCCCCGGAAAGTTATTTTTTTGAGTGGCATGGGGATGCGTTTGAATTGCCCACGGGAGCCGAGGGGTTATTAACCAGTACGTTGTACCCACAACAGGGGTTTCGTTACAGGGAGCGGGTGTGGGGCGTGCAATTTCACCCGGAGGTGGATGGGGCAATCATTCAGACTTGGTGTGCCCAGGCTGATCACCCCGTGCCAGTACCGGAGATTGACACCCAAAGTTCTCTCTATTTACCGCAGGCGATTTCCCTAGGGCAGGCGTTGTGGCGGCGGTTTTTGGCACAAAATGAACGGGTTACAATAGGTTCAGTACAGTCCAAAAAATAA
- a CDS encoding alpha-E domain-containing protein, translating into MLSRVANSIYWLNRYIERAENVARFVDVNLNLILDLPNQSMAQWEPLVVVTGDLGLFQERYGLPTQEQVIQFLTFDTDYPNSIVSCLYAARENARSIREIISSEMWQEVNSFYLLVQQAAECGQEVDLNQFFQEVKLASHRFAGVMDATMSHNEAWHFGQMGRLLERADKTTRIVDVKYYVLLPSVQDVGTTLDEIQWMALLKSASAYEMYRKRGRHLITPRQVAEFLLLNREFPRSVLFCLRQMQISLYRITGTELDNWNTGVERSLGRLCAELEYITIDEIIQGGLHEFLDHLQVEFNRLDDAIFRTFFAVNLDPVTHGTN; encoded by the coding sequence ATGTTAAGTCGGGTGGCGAATTCAATTTATTGGCTCAACCGCTACATTGAACGGGCGGAAAATGTGGCACGATTTGTGGATGTGAACCTAAATTTGATCCTGGATTTGCCCAACCAAAGCATGGCGCAGTGGGAACCTTTGGTGGTAGTGACGGGGGATTTGGGACTTTTTCAAGAGCGTTATGGACTGCCCACCCAGGAGCAGGTGATTCAGTTTTTAACCTTTGATACGGATTATCCCAATTCCATCGTTTCCTGCCTGTATGCCGCCCGGGAAAATGCCCGTTCCATACGGGAAATTATTTCCTCAGAAATGTGGCAAGAAGTCAACTCTTTTTATTTGCTAGTACAACAGGCGGCTGAATGTGGTCAAGAGGTGGATTTGAATCAGTTTTTTCAGGAGGTGAAACTTGCCAGTCATCGGTTTGCGGGGGTGATGGATGCCACCATGTCCCACAATGAGGCGTGGCATTTTGGGCAGATGGGGCGGCTGTTGGAACGGGCGGATAAAACCACCCGGATTGTAGATGTAAAATATTATGTGTTACTGCCTTCGGTACAGGATGTGGGGACAACTTTGGATGAAATTCAATGGATGGCGTTGTTGAAATCGGCGAGTGCCTATGAAATGTATCGGAAGCGGGGACGGCATTTGATTACTCCCCGTCAGGTGGCGGAATTTTTGCTCTTAAATCGGGAATTTCCCCGTTCGGTGCTGTTTTGTTTACGGCAGATGCAGATTTCCCTGTACCGGATCACGGGCACGGAATTAGATAACTGGAATACCGGGGTAGAACGGAGTTTGGGACGGCTTTGTGCGGAATTGGAATATATTACCATTGATGAAATTATCCAGGGGGGTCTGCATGAATTTCTGGATCATTTACAGGTAGAATTTAATCGGTTAGATGATGCCATTTTTAGAACTTTTTTTGCGGTGAATTTAGACCCAGTGACTCATGGTACTAATTGA
- a CDS encoding circularly permuted type 2 ATP-grasp protein — translation MNFSNYDPSGFYDEWFIRKGEPRPEVRVLVERINQFPPGELQQRQQAAQAILMQMGVTFQVYSEPSQKERIWPFDVIPRVVNAQEWAYLERGLKQRIQALNLFLQDIYHDQKILKDGVIPQDVILSSQGYLSACQGLTPPGGIWCHITGSDLVRDQQGNWLVLEDNLRVPSGVSYVLENRRVMKNTFPKLFRMLDICPTDDYPGHLLETLLNLAPAYLDHPCVVVLTPGVYNSAYFEHSFLAQQMGVELVEGRDLVVVDGYVQMRTTRGLKRVDVIYRRVDDTFLDPQVFNPDSLLGIPGIMEVYRQGKVALANAPGTGVADDKVVYAYVPEMIRYYLDAEPILGNVPTYLCWRESDREYVLNHLEELVVKSANESGGYGMLMGKTATPEERAQFSEKIQQFPRNFIAQPTLSLSRVPTIVGDHFEGRHVDLRPYILHGQEIYVHPGGLTRVALKKGSLVVNSSQGGGSKDTWVLAGDRSC, via the coding sequence GTGAATTTTAGCAACTACGACCCGTCCGGGTTTTATGATGAATGGTTCATCCGCAAGGGGGAACCCCGTCCCGAAGTGCGGGTGTTGGTGGAGCGAATTAATCAGTTTCCGCCGGGGGAATTGCAACAGCGACAGCAGGCCGCCCAAGCGATTTTGATGCAGATGGGGGTGACGTTTCAAGTTTATAGTGAACCCAGTCAAAAGGAACGGATTTGGCCGTTTGATGTGATTCCCCGGGTGGTGAATGCTCAGGAATGGGCATACCTGGAACGGGGCTTAAAACAACGCATTCAAGCCTTGAATTTATTTTTGCAGGATATTTACCACGACCAAAAAATCCTCAAAGATGGGGTGATTCCCCAGGATGTGATTCTTTCTTCCCAAGGCTATTTATCCGCCTGTCAGGGGTTGACACCGCCGGGGGGAATTTGGTGCCACATTACCGGCAGTGATTTGGTGCGGGATCAGCAGGGCAATTGGTTGGTTTTGGAGGATAATTTACGGGTACCATCTGGGGTGTCCTATGTGTTAGAAAATCGCCGGGTGATGAAAAATACCTTTCCGAAGTTATTTCGGATGTTGGATATTTGTCCGACGGATGATTACCCAGGGCATTTGTTAGAAACGTTGTTAAATCTTGCCCCTGCCTATCTGGATCATCCCTGCGTGGTGGTGTTAACTCCTGGTGTGTATAATTCCGCCTATTTTGAACATTCGTTTCTCGCCCAACAAATGGGGGTGGAATTGGTGGAAGGGCGGGATTTGGTAGTGGTAGATGGCTATGTGCAAATGCGGACAACCCGGGGCTTGAAACGGGTGGATGTGATTTACCGCCGGGTGGATGATACATTCCTTGATCCCCAGGTATTTAACCCGGATTCTTTGCTGGGAATTCCTGGGATTATGGAGGTTTATCGGCAGGGAAAAGTGGCACTTGCCAATGCACCGGGGACAGGGGTGGCGGACGATAAGGTGGTTTATGCCTATGTACCGGAGATGATTCGTTATTATTTGGATGCGGAACCGATTTTAGGGAATGTGCCCACCTATTTATGTTGGCGGGAATCGGATCGGGAATATGTATTGAATCATCTGGAAGAGTTGGTGGTGAAATCGGCGAATGAATCGGGGGGATATGGGATGTTGATGGGCAAAACGGCAACTCCTGAAGAACGGGCCCAATTTTCAGAAAAAATCCAGCAATTTCCCCGTAATTTTATCGCCCAACCCACCCTTTCCCTCTCCCGGGTGCCGACGATTGTGGGGGATCATTTTGAGGGTCGTCATGTGGATTTGCGTCCCTACATTTTGCATGGGCAAGAGATTTATGTCCATCCGGGGGGGTTGACGCGGGTGGCGTTGAAAAAGGGTTCCCTGGTGGTCAATTCTTCCCAAGGGGGTGGCAGTAAGGATACTTGGGTGTTGGCGGGGGACAGGTCATGTTAA
- a CDS encoding C1 family peptidase — protein MSLRASAYRLGGYIAAPAPAQAKKHQIGTYQNLPPKVDLRPWMTAVESQVGNSCVANAFVGAYEYLAKQALGEAGDVSRLFVYYNARCQDGDDIQDQGTRMISAIQALVDYGACTEATWPNDEALICDEPHEEAYAEAERFKIVEAEQIETHLDHWRHTLAEGYPIAFALNTFQSFDEATRNRGRVPLPKAADHMRETHGWHAMLCVGYSDKDQMFIVRNSWGSEWGDRGYCYIPYRTCLQSF, from the coding sequence ATGTCCCTGCGTGCGTCCGCCTACCGTTTGGGGGGTTACATTGCCGCCCCGGCACCTGCCCAAGCGAAAAAGCACCAAATTGGCACCTATCAAAACCTGCCCCCCAAGGTGGACTTGCGCCCCTGGATGACGGCGGTGGAATCCCAAGTGGGCAATAGCTGTGTGGCGAATGCGTTTGTGGGGGCTTATGAATATCTCGCCAAACAAGCCCTGGGGGAGGCGGGGGATGTGAGCCGGTTGTTTGTGTATTACAATGCCCGGTGCCAGGATGGGGATGACATCCAAGACCAGGGCACCCGCATGATTTCCGCCATTCAAGCCCTGGTGGACTACGGCGCCTGTACGGAAGCGACCTGGCCGAATGATGAAGCCTTAATTTGCGATGAACCCCACGAGGAAGCCTATGCGGAAGCGGAGCGGTTCAAAATTGTGGAAGCAGAGCAAATCGAAACCCATTTAGACCATTGGCGGCACACCCTGGCGGAGGGCTATCCCATCGCTTTTGCCTTAAACACTTTTCAATCTTTTGATGAGGCGACCCGCAATCGGGGACGGGTTCCCCTGCCCAAAGCCGCTGATCATATGCGGGAAACCCACGGTTGGCACGCCATGTTGTGCGTCGGTTATTCGGACAAAGACCAGATGTTTATTGTCCGCAATTCCTGGGGTTCCGAGTGGGGGGATCGGGGGTATTGTTATATTCCCTATAGAACCTGTTTGCAATCATTTTAA
- a CDS encoding flagellar motor protein: MRQTRRYSVQKSDELNVWISLSDLMAGSLLILSLMSFLFFAFTILSKKKEELRSDVPPIIIIPDDKAFRFPIGSAQLSQPLRQYIWGSLTQTIVTNRRKYKIDTIEVIGHTDGQPNQVPNGNLDSLLENSVAVKKLDSLVPSSNVDLGLMRALAITIELYKVQTKKSELKGLQFRAYSAGQLYLPNGSFALPDRNPDNSRRRIEVRFIRSATTKVVK; encoded by the coding sequence ATGCGTCAGACTCGTCGCTACTCAGTACAAAAATCTGATGAGCTCAATGTGTGGATATCGCTGAGCGATTTAATGGCTGGAAGCCTTCTGATTTTAAGTCTGATGAGTTTTTTATTCTTTGCTTTTACTATTTTAAGCAAGAAGAAGGAAGAACTGCGCTCTGATGTTCCACCCATCATCATTATTCCTGATGATAAGGCATTTCGTTTTCCTATAGGTAGTGCTCAATTGTCCCAGCCTTTGCGACAGTATATTTGGGGAAGCTTAACTCAAACTATTGTAACTAATCGCCGGAAATACAAGATTGACACAATCGAAGTCATTGGTCATACGGATGGTCAACCTAATCAGGTACCCAATGGTAACCTCGATTCATTATTAGAAAATTCAGTCGCCGTAAAGAAATTAGATTCCTTAGTTCCAAGCTCAAATGTAGATTTAGGACTGATGCGGGCATTGGCAATTACTATTGAACTGTACAAAGTGCAAACAAAGAAATCTGAACTTAAAGGACTACAGTTTCGTGCTTACTCTGCAGGACAACTTTACTTGCCCAATGGTAGTTTTGCTCTTCCTGACCGCAACCCTGATAACTCTCGCCGTCGGATTGAGGTGCGTTTCATCCGATCTGCAACCACTAAAGTTGTGAAGTAA